Part of the uncultured Anaeromusa sp. genome is shown below.
AGCCGGCGGCGCCTGGAATGTGGACGTAGCTTATATCGTTCCCATCAATCGCAACGCCCTGCCGAACTCCTTGAAAAGCGGACCATGGAACCAAGAAGTTTACGAGGAATTTTTCACGCAAGAAGTACGCCAAGCGCTTACCTCGATTGTTCGTTTTTCCGACCAAGGCATCCGCAGCCTTACTTTTTTAGATCCTGAGGATTCCTGGATTTCCCGCACCCAGTTTACTGCGCAAATGCGTATTTTAGACCGCGAATGGCGCCGCCTGGTTGCAGAAAATCCAGCTAACGCCGATAAACTAAAGGTCAACCTTCATGCCGGCGAGCTTACTTTGGCTTATTCGCCGTATGAACCCATGCGCAACCGCATCAGCCAAAGCATCGCCTTGGGACATGCCTCACGCATCGGCCATGGCCTCAGCATTCAGTGGGAAGACGACGTCTACGGCCTGCTGCGTCAAATGCGGGACCATAAAACCGCCGTAGAAATCTGCCTAACCAGCAACGACGGCATCCTAAATGTCGCTGGCGGCGACAAGCATCCCTTCCGCTTGTATTGGAACGCCGATGTTCCTGTAACGCTCTGCACGGACGACGAAGGCATCTCCCGCAGCAATCTGACCATGGAATACGCCAGGGCCGCCCAATGGTTCGGCCTGAGCTACGGCCATCTCAAGTGGCTGGCCTTCAGCAGCCTGGAGTATTCTTACCTGCCCGGAGAAAGCCTCTTTATCAACGGCGACTTCAACCGCCTCAAAACCGCCCCGCCCCAAGGTTCCGTCAAAGCCGCCTTGGAACAGCAGCTGCGCGAGGATTTTCAGCGTTTTGAAGCCGATATGGAGAGAAACATACTTCTCATGAAACGTCGCTAGGTTTACCTGGTTCAGGGGGACGGTTCTTCCGATTCAGTCTGAGCGGTTTTTGGTTCAGGAGAACCGTCCCCTTGAACCAAAAGCCGCGCACCAACAAGAGGGGGATTTTTCTATGCCGTCAACAAACTGCTCTCGCCGCTCCTTGGCGCTGCTGATCGGTGCGTCTCTTCTTTTAACCAGCACCGGCCACTGCACGAACGCCGACGCCTTTAAAACACCGGAATACTACGCCAGCACGGGCTTGGAATTAGTCAACGCCGCTGAAGCCTACGCCTTGGGTTATACCGGACGCGGCATTCTCCTTGGCATTAACGACGAGTTTGCCTTATTGTCGCATCCGGAACTTGCGAATAAAAGCCACTCTTTCTACATCGCCGGGCCGCCCCTTGACTACGATTGGGTTCAATATACCCATGGAAGTCATGTAGGCGGAATCATGGCTGCCGCCAAAAACAACATCGGCATGCATGGTTTGGCGTTCGATGCCGATCTTCTCTCCGGAAATGCCTTTGCCAATGAGCCTCTTGCTACTGTTTACCAATACTACAACACCAATCCGCAAATCCGTGTGATCAACAACAGCTGGGGCTTCAACTATGACATTGACGTCATTGGCGAAGGTAAAGAAGAAATCATTTACTTACTTAACCGCGAAAGCGACACCCTGCCTACCTTGCGCAACAGCATCACAAACTACGACAAAGTACTGGTGTTCGCCGCCGGCAATCATGGCCATACTGCGGCTGGCGGCAGCAGCCTTCTTTCCTATCTGCAGCCGGAAACCGCCGGAAACTTTGTCAATGTCGTGGCTTTAAACAAAAACGCTTTCCACCTTGCTGAAAACCGCACAGATACACAGGCCTTAGCCAGTTTCAGCGACTTGACGAAATATGTAGAAGAAAACAGCATCGCCGCACCAGGCTGGGATATCAATTCTCTCAACTCCGCCACAGGAGGTTATCTTCTGATGAGCGGCACCTCCATGGCCGCCCCCTATGTCACGGCCACGGTAGGACTTGTGCAGCAAGCTTTCCCTTATATGACAGGCAAGCAGCTTACGGACGTCGTACTCTCCAGCGCTAATAAAAGCTTTGCCCTGCCTTCGTTCACCTTGGTCGTCCAAGAAGATACGGAAGATCCCAAAAGCAACTCCGCAATAACCTACCCTTCAAAGATTAATGTATTTTACTTCGGCCCGCGTCCTGCAGCAGGACAGGTGCTTGCTGATTTAACCTCGTATTATCAGCAAAACCAAGTTCCCCTCGCTTCTTTTTATGGCTATACTTCGCTAAACCAGTTTCTGGCTCTGCCCCAGCTTGTTTACGAAAATACGCCGCGGGAAATGGTCTTTGGCCAAGGCCTGCTCGATGCCGGCTCCGCAGTCCGCGGCCCCGGACTGCTCAACGCCCGCCGCCTGGACGCTTCCAGCTACAGTCCGGCCGCCGCTTACGGGAAAACCCAGGCTCTCTACGCCATCAATACTCAAGGGTATAACAGCGTTTGGAGCAATAACATCGGCGAAAAGCGCGCCGGACTTTTGGCTGCCGACAGCCCCTACGAAGACCTGCGCAGCATTTACGCCTACTACAAGCAAGGCGACGTTTTTTATGCTTTTTCCCAAGGCCAAGACTACATCAATTTCTACAATCAAAAAGCAGCAGCCAACGGTCTGCTCGATTTGCCTGTAGGGCTCTATAAAGAGGGCTCCGGCACCTTAACTCTATCGGGGAACAACACCTATCAGGGCAGTAGTATTGCCGCCGGCGGCACCCTGCAAATCGACGGCTCTGTGGCCGGCGATGCCTACAGCCTCCCTGCCGGCACTTTGGCCGGTTCTGGTCGCATTGCGCAAAACGTCTATAACCGCGGCATTTTGCAACCAGGCAGCTACAGCCAACCAGGCACGCTTTCCATCGACGGCAATCTTGCCAGCTCCGGCCAGTTGGCCATCGCCGTCCAAAACGGCATTGCCGCTAAAGTAGCGGTCACAGGCGCTGCCGACATCAACGGAACTTCCTTCTGCGCGGTCCCTGGCAGCATCTACCGGCCCACTGCAAGCACCAGCCCCTATACCGTGCTGACCGCCAGCGCGGTCAGCGGCGCCTTCACCAGTTCCGCCTTTACCGGCCTGCTCAATGCCTCCGGCAGCCAAGACGGTAGCAGCGCCTATCTGCAGTTGACAAAGAACAACAACCTGGGTGCAGTCAGCCCGCAGCAGCAGCAAACCTACGCGGCCGTAAATACTATGTACGACCGTCTGGAAGGCCAGTCGACGCAACGCCAACTGGACAGCCTCTACAGCCTGAACGCCGCCGCTGCAAAAACTGCTCTCTCCTCCATTTACGGAGGCGCCCAAGTCAACCAAAGCCTGCTAGTACAGCGCAGCCCCTTGACTGCAAATGCCGTCACCGCCCGTCTGGAACAAACGCGGCAGCTGCAAAAATTCGAAGTCGCCGTTCCTGTCAATGGTCTCTCAGAAACCGAAGTCACCGCGAAAAGCGTCGTTTCCCTGCCTTGGGACGAACGCAACAGCTGGTGGTTCAAACTCAGCCGCAGCGGCGGCTCATTGGACGCCAAAAATGACATTCCCGGAATTCAAACCCAAGGCTTCGGCTTCACTCTCGGCTGGGACCGCGCCCAAAGCCTTGCCAGCCGCAGCGGCTGGTTTTTGTCCTACGAAAAAACAGACGCTTCCTCCGACCAGGCCAACAGCAACAGCCGCGACTACCGTCTGGGCTGGTACCGCGGTTACACCAGCGACACCTGGAGCATCGATACTCAGCTGGCCTATGGGCAGCAGCGCAGCGAAAGCACGCGCACCCTGCAAAATCTGGGCCTGAACGCCAACAGCCAGTATCACAGCCGCACCTTCAGCGCCAGTCTGGCAGCCAACTACAAGACTTATCAGGAGGGACCATCCTCCTGGCGCACCATCCCTTACGGCGCTTTGGACATCACCCATTACCGCCAGGACAGCTATGCAGAAACAGACGCTGGCGTCTATAATCAACAGGCGGACGACCTCACCAACACCTACAGCACCTTTGAGGCGGGCCTGAAGTTCACGCGGCCTCTGCCCCACGGCCGTCTCAGCGCCAAGCTTGGCTATAAGCACGTGCTCAGCGGCTACAATCCAGAAATGACAGTAACCTTCAGCGGCAACCCCCAAGACAAGCTGACCGTCACCGGCATTACCCAGGATCGCAACTACCTCACCTGGCAACTAGCCAGCGAAGGCAGCTTAGGCAACAATTGGAGCCTAACCAGCCAGGTCAGCGGCGAAAAAGGACAGCACAGTCACTACTGGCAAGCCACGGCCATGCTCAAACGAGTCTGGTAAGCTTTTAGTTCACGGAAGCACTAACGCATCTTTTTT
Proteins encoded:
- a CDS encoding autotransporter domain-containing protein, with product MPSTNCSRRSLALLIGASLLLTSTGHCTNADAFKTPEYYASTGLELVNAAEAYALGYTGRGILLGINDEFALLSHPELANKSHSFYIAGPPLDYDWVQYTHGSHVGGIMAAAKNNIGMHGLAFDADLLSGNAFANEPLATVYQYYNTNPQIRVINNSWGFNYDIDVIGEGKEEIIYLLNRESDTLPTLRNSITNYDKVLVFAAGNHGHTAAGGSSLLSYLQPETAGNFVNVVALNKNAFHLAENRTDTQALASFSDLTKYVEENSIAAPGWDINSLNSATGGYLLMSGTSMAAPYVTATVGLVQQAFPYMTGKQLTDVVLSSANKSFALPSFTLVVQEDTEDPKSNSAITYPSKINVFYFGPRPAAGQVLADLTSYYQQNQVPLASFYGYTSLNQFLALPQLVYENTPREMVFGQGLLDAGSAVRGPGLLNARRLDASSYSPAAAYGKTQALYAINTQGYNSVWSNNIGEKRAGLLAADSPYEDLRSIYAYYKQGDVFYAFSQGQDYINFYNQKAAANGLLDLPVGLYKEGSGTLTLSGNNTYQGSSIAAGGTLQIDGSVAGDAYSLPAGTLAGSGRIAQNVYNRGILQPGSYSQPGTLSIDGNLASSGQLAIAVQNGIAAKVAVTGAADINGTSFCAVPGSIYRPTASTSPYTVLTASAVSGAFTSSAFTGLLNASGSQDGSSAYLQLTKNNNLGAVSPQQQQTYAAVNTMYDRLEGQSTQRQLDSLYSLNAAAAKTALSSIYGGAQVNQSLLVQRSPLTANAVTARLEQTRQLQKFEVAVPVNGLSETEVTAKSVVSLPWDERNSWWFKLSRSGGSLDAKNDIPGIQTQGFGFTLGWDRAQSLASRSGWFLSYEKTDASSDQANSNSRDYRLGWYRGYTSDTWSIDTQLAYGQQRSESTRTLQNLGLNANSQYHSRTFSASLAANYKTYQEGPSSWRTIPYGALDITHYRQDSYAETDAGVYNQQADDLTNTYSTFEAGLKFTRPLPHGRLSAKLGYKHVLSGYNPEMTVTFSGNPQDKLTVTGITQDRNYLTWQLASEGSLGNNWSLTSQVSGEKGQHSHYWQATAMLKRVW